The DNA sequence AACCTCCCGGCTCCAGAAAACACGGAGGTCATAGACCTGTCTAATATGACTGTGACGCCTGGGCTTATAGACGCGCACATGCACACGCAATATTTTCACTGGAAAGACGTCTATGCAGATACGGTGTTTAATTCGGATGGATACAGAACTCTTGCCGTAGCCACGTGCGCGCGCAGGACGCTGCTTTCCGGCTTCACAACGATACGTTCGCTTGGCTGGTGGCGCGAGGCCTATGAGCTGGATGTCAAAAGAGCTATAGAAGAGGGGTACGTTGAAGGTTCGCGCCTTGTCGTCTCTTCGCATTTCCTCTGCACTCCTGGAAGCCACGGCGATATGACGCAGGTCGTGCGCCAGAACCCTTATCTGTCTGACTATATGATGAATCAATATCCCACCTGCGGCAACGGCGCGGACTTTTTTCGCGGCGCCGTGCGCAGAGAAAAAAAGATGGGCTGCGATTTTCTGAAAATTATGGCTACTGGAGGGTTTGCTACGCCGAACGACGACCCTGACGACATACAACTTTGCGACGAGGAGTTCAAGGCCATATTCGATACCGCAAAAGAGGTAAAGATTTCTGTCACGGCACACGCCTATGCGCCTAACCTGATGAAGAAGCTCATTGGTTTTGGAATAACCGGAATGGAACATGGTTCGTTGATGGATCAGGAAACGGCTAAAATGTTTGAAGACAGCGGCACCTACCTTGTTCCTACGTTCATGCCGTATGAGGATGCTATCCACCCAGACGAGGAGAGCATGGCTAAAAAAAGTCCGGCCTACAACAGAAAACTGCATAAGTACATGAAACAGCTTCAGGAAGGACGCCGCATAATCATTGACAGCAAGATAAAACTTGGCTACGGCACCGATATGGTAGCTGTCCATAATAATTATGAAAGCGGGTGGGAATACTACGCTTGGCTTACAAACGGAGTGGACCCGTTCCGCGCCCTGCAGGCCGCCACTAAGAACAACGCTGAGATATGCGAGGTGGATGACGTTACTGGTACAATCGAAGCAGGCAAGTTCGCCGACTTTGCCGGATGGAAACGCGATATCCTTCATGACCCGCACGCGCTGCGCGACTGTTCATTTGTTATGAAGGAAGGAAAGATCTACCCTGCGGTCAGCCGCATGGATGAAGAATAATTTAAACTCCCTTACAGTGCGTAAAATGCGGCGCCGAAGACGATGAGAGCTCTTCGGCGCCACATTTTACGCAGGTATTCGCTGGAAAACATTTGCCAGACAAGACAAAGGCAAAACGCTGCCGCTGGAACTTTCGGCATCCCGCCTCTTATGCTATACTGGATAATCATTCTTCGACAGGTGTATTGAGGGGCGGCTTTAATTTGTATATAAAAGGAACAAAAAGGCAGCAGCAAGCCAAAGAGACGAAAAAACGTATTTTTGAAGTCGCGCATCAAATGTTCAGAGAAAAGGGCTTCAATAATGTGACTGTGGAGGAGATCGCCGACGCGACTGGTATCTCTGTGGGTACGCTGTATCATCATTTCAAAAATAAATTTGCGATTTTGGTGGCTTGGCATCAGCAGTTAGACGAAAAATATGCCGTTCATCTTGAAGAGGTCC is a window from the Cloacibacillus sp. genome containing:
- a CDS encoding amidohydrolase family protein, encoding MEEKFVKVRCGKLYDGLKPELQKEVEILVEGKKISAVGHNLPAPENTEVIDLSNMTVTPGLIDAHMHTQYFHWKDVYADTVFNSDGYRTLAVATCARRTLLSGFTTIRSLGWWREAYELDVKRAIEEGYVEGSRLVVSSHFLCTPGSHGDMTQVVRQNPYLSDYMMNQYPTCGNGADFFRGAVRREKKMGCDFLKIMATGGFATPNDDPDDIQLCDEEFKAIFDTAKEVKISVTAHAYAPNLMKKLIGFGITGMEHGSLMDQETAKMFEDSGTYLVPTFMPYEDAIHPDEESMAKKSPAYNRKLHKYMKQLQEGRRIIIDSKIKLGYGTDMVAVHNNYESGWEYYAWLTNGVDPFRALQAATKNNAEICEVDDVTGTIEAGKFADFAGWKRDILHDPHALRDCSFVMKEGKIYPAVSRMDEE